Genomic segment of Arachis hypogaea cultivar Tifrunner chromosome 16, arahy.Tifrunner.gnm2.J5K5, whole genome shotgun sequence:
GTTCTGATTGCTTGGACAGCTGCAAGGCCGCATTTTTAGGCAATCCCTTTGCTTGATCAGAAGGCTGCAATTTTGAAGATTTTTGCTTTTTGGATTTCTTCTCATTGACCTTTTTGGGTTCTTGCGCATCAATATTTTGCACTACCACAGACGGCTCAACATTGTTGATTTCTCTTTCAGCCTGCTGCTCTTCATGCACAATATTTGATCTTTCCTTCATGTCTATGCTTGGTGGGAATTCAATCCCACATGATTCAGTGGCAAAGGAAATGGCATCACCAGGAGTCTCCAGAGACTTGGAAGTAAAGTCTGAAATAGAAAGAGGTTGCTCTGCAATCTGGTTTTCCTCTTTAGATATCTCCTGATCATGTAATAAGGGACTATCAACCACTGTTGGTGCAGGAAACATCTCCTGATTCTGCTCATTAGTTTGTTCAGGAACCGCAGGGCCCCAGCTTTTCTGAGAACCAGTATTGCCAAACAATTGATGTGGCAGATTTAAAGGAGAAGCTTCATCACTTAAATTATAACAAGAGTCCTGGCTACTCATAGGTATATTTAAAGAATCAGTGCGGAGTTCATCAAGCACACCGGGCTTATTTGATTGAGAGCTCATGGAAAACATCCCCTCTTTTGATTGAAGTTGAGAAGGATCCATGTGCAAATTCCCAATTGGAGGTGTACCAGACTGCATATGTCCATAAGACGAATTAGCAAGTCGCTGGTTAGATTGCTGGTCTTGCAGCACTTGAGACAGCAATTGCTTCTGCTGTTGCAGCAATAACTGATGCTTCTGCTGCTCCTCCTGCCTTTGTTGCTGCTGAAGCAGTAACAATTTCTCTAACAATGGCATCTGCTGAGCTGGGGCAACAGCCTGAGACTGCAACTGCATCAAGTATTGTTGCTGTAACAAATTCAATAGTTGTGGATCTTGAGATATACCAGAAGAAAGTAGCTTCTCTGCTGACAAAATATTTGCGGGGTTATCAGTTGCTTGACCTAGTAAATTGCTCAGGGACAATTGGTTATGTGCTGGCAGCCTTTGCTGTGGAACGCCAAATGGCACTTGAGAAAAATTCTGATCATGATGGAAGTCAAATTTATTCTGAAGTGGATGTAATCCACCCTGCAGAGGATGATTTGGCCATCCAGAAGCACCATTATTTAAACCAACAGATGTCCTGTCAGATAATCCCTGGATGATTGACAGCAAATCAGAGTTTTGGGACTGAGTCTGCCGAGAATTGTCGCTCATTGAAGATAAAAGTTTTGAATGCAGGGCTGCGTCCAGGGGAATATCTGGTTTTGGCGCAAGGGAAGCTGCATCAGGCCCTGGCCAATATGGGTAAGCACTAGGTAAGGATCTCTGTCGCTCAAGTGCTAGACTATTGGCAAGTAAGTAAAGGTTGTTTCCATTATCTACTCCAGAAGGACCAAGATTAGCAGAATTATTTCCAATAAACCCTTGTAAACCTGAAATGCATACATTAAGAGTTAATGATTTCCAAACATATCTGATAAAGTCAATAAGGTTTTTGTTTTTGTGGGGGGGGGAAGGGGGGGGGGGAAGGGGGGGAGGGGGATACAGCTAAAAAATGCATCGAAATTATTAACCTTCGGATAAGGCAAGACTTTCGAGCGGCGGACTTCCCTTGTTACCAGACATAAGTGACTCCAGAAATCTATTTTCAGCTTCTGTAGCAGAAGTTTGCCTAAGCCTAGGATCACTTCTCAATGTCTCAAACTCACTCAAACCAGCAAGGGTATTCCCAAAGGGAGCAGAGTTCTGGCGGCCAGGTATGTCAGTAAAGTCATTCGGTTTTGGAGCAGAAAAACCCGGTGGTGGTCGGGCTTTAGCTCGTAAATGAGGCATGACATCACCAAGAGGTAACCATGGTGAATCAGCTGCTGAATTATCAAGACGAACAGGTAAGTCAATACCAAAATATCCAGACTCAAACCATCCAATAATATCAATTCCTTTGAAAGGACCCTGAATTTGACCCTTAGGATCCTTATATAAAAGGGATAACTCCTCCGGTGGGGTCTGCACTACTCTCCTGCTTCCAAGTTCACTATCCAGAATTCCAGATAGCTGCCTCTTAAGAATGGAATCTTCACTGGATTGCCACTTCCCGACATCTCTTGGATCAGATGAATAATCCAAAATTCTTGACCTTACACCATTAGTTGCATCACTATTATCATGCAAGAGGGTGGTAGTTCCATGTTCACCCCCTGGCATAGTTCGCCTTGCAACACCATGATGAGCAGAGATATTTCCTTCAACTGACAAATCTTTGTTATTGGGGACCTCATCAGTTACTCTGTTAATGTCTCCATCTTCAACTCTTTCTGAACAAACACATTAGAGGAAAAGCGGAAAAGAAGTCACTTGAGACAGAAACAAGCACATTCGAAATGCCATATGAAGAGTATACTACCACACAttggcaaaaatataaaattaatgagTTATGTAAAGAGTAGAAACCATGTGAATATACTTATCAGACCAACTAATACTGAAGAATGTATGCTTTTAAGTTCCAAACAATGTAAGCAATATGGAAGTAGAGATATTAACTTgaaaaaagaagggaaaaaaagaaaatagaaacaatTAATCAAGAAAAACACCTATTGCGTTGTCTGAAAAGACCCTAAACCCCATTCATAGGGCTGCCTTATTTACATCTATCTTCTTAGTGATACATTCATTCTTTTATCAGGATTTAAGATAAATTAGATCATGTAATCTACAAACTAGTATCTAGAAGCATAACAATGTGTTCACTTTTCATTCAAAGAGACTTTCTATGATTAGTTAATATATCCAACTTCCAAAATTTCAGAACAATGATTTCATGAACGTTGAAGTTGACTTAAAAAACCAAGTTCAAAAGTGTAATCCTGCACCACAACCTATATGTAACTTTATAGTTTATGTCCAGTACATACCATAGAAAGGTGAACCTCCAGGTTTCGATCGCCTAGTATGCGAAAAATCTGTTGAGCTTCTTCCATCTTTAGGCACCTGAGGTGCTCCACTAGTAATAATCTCCCCTTTGTCAATACCCTTTAAAATAgactgtttaaaaaaaaaaacagataaaCAACCTAAAATGAAAATGGAATTCAGTATAAcggaaaacaaaaaatatcattTACCAGTTCTTCAGAATTTGGTGCCAGAATTGCTAGAGGTTCCAATGGTTCTTCCTGTGTAAGATTAGGTACCTGCACAAAATCATCAGCTAGTTTTCTATTTCTATCCATTTTAGTCACTCTGTAAATATCAAGCAACTTTGTCCTATTATATCTGAAGGGAGAAGGTTCTCCGAGACCAGTTTCAACTTTTTCTGGTAAAGATACAGGATAAGAGTTATTCGTGAAGCTACTGTTAGAGCCACCCCAGTCATGACCATGAGTAGAAACTGGGGTCATATTCTCCCCACGCCCACGCCCAGAGGAATATGTGGAGCCTTCTTGCTTGTTTGGGGTACTGTTATGTTGATGGGGAGGCTCTGACCTACCACGGCCCTGTGAGAAGCTAGGTCTCCATGGCCGATAATGATCTCCCTCCTTTTCATCCTTTCCATGATTGGAAGTGTGAGACAAGCCTTTGTCCAGATGTATATCAACTTCTTTTCCAGAGTCGCTCCATTTTTCACGAAGACCTTCTGGTTCCTTATTATCAGGACCCCAGCGTGTGTTCCACTTACTCTCACGCCGCTGGTCAAAGTTAGTGTCTCTGTTTCCGGAATCATTCCGTCTATCAGCAGCACCACGACGAACTTCTCCAAAGTTCTTTGAAGGCAAATTTTCTGTCCAACGCTCCACTCTCCGAGAATCACCAAGATCTTTCTCTCCATCCCTCCACCGATCCTTCCGTATGGAGGACTTAGTGTCCCGCTCTTCATCACGCCAACGATCACGGCGTCCACTTTCTGAGTCAAGCATGGACGGCCTAAAGACATCTTTTCGCTTATGAGCATCATGCACATCCTCTCCATTTCCAGATGTCTTAGTGGTCTCCATGCGAAGACCAAATGGAGGACTTAAAGCCACATGGTTTTCCTGAGAAACAATACAGAGATAAGAAGCCGGAAAATTAAAACACTTTGATGGGATTACAGACCTTTAAAAAGGAATAGGAGCACACACTATATGATAAAAAACCAGGAGGACTTAGTACACACCACAGTTCCTCTTCCAGATTTACTTTCCCCTGGCTTTGGCAGAAGCCATTGCGGTGAAAGTGGAATTGGATTGTCAGAGCCCTGAACATCTGCGTCAACAggatttaaacttcaattattgTTCCAATCTTAAGAAAGCTAAGGCATTCACAGCCTCAAGCTGTAAGACGGACATGTAATAAGCCCATGCAGATCAACAATAATATAAAACAGTTAAGGCATTATAAAACAGCTGGTTAAGCTAATAACATCACCAGCATGTACAATTCATGCTTTGATAAGTATGTACCCTGTTTTCTGAGATGAACTTAAATCCATTTATATTAAGGAAATTTATCAtgcagagacaaaaaaaaaaacatttatctTATCATGCTAAAAAAATGACTATAAGTCAGTACATCAATGAACACTAAACAAAAAGACATGGCAATGATAGCAGCCTAATCTACAATGTTGTTATTCAAAGTTCTTTTCCAAGCATACatctcaattttatttttgaaaagtaaaaatgtTCAGCTGTTGTAAAAGCACTAAATTTTGCAGCCCGCAAGatcaaagagaaagaaaaaaaagtgacaaACTtcaacacacgcacacacacaaacacaaacacaaaaaaaAGTGATATATAGCTAAAAGAATCTTTGTCGTCCTCAAGTCCACACACTGATATCGGGGCACAAACGAAGAatctcaaaaatttcaaaaatatctcagcTTTCTGGTCCTCGAGTCCATATCTAAAATAAATGCtactaaaaaaatcaaatactGATAATTTCTTTTTGGAGAAAAATGAAGAAACGAAAGCGTATCGGCTAAAAAACGAGGCGAATGCTCAATGCGGCAAGTGAAAAGCTCAGTTACGAAACCCAAAACCGACCAAGAAAGACTCTTTCTTTGTTCACACAAAAGCAAAAACCCTAATCAccagaaagaagaagagaagctgAGAAAAACCAGGAAGAGAACCTTTGGAGATCTTCAATGGAGTGCGAGAATCAGAGGTGGCGCGTTGAGCCATTAGAGAGTGAGTGAGAAGTGAGAGATGAAAACCCTTGGTTTGTGAAATTTGGTTGCGAGCGATGAGAGAGTGAAGAAGCGAAACGGTGGAACATAGGGTAAGGGTTGAAGCAAGATAAAAAATTGGGGCTTCGGCGCACGTTAGTGCGTGGTACTCCACTGTGTTAAGTAGTGAAGGCAGCCAACTAAACTTCTAAAAAGTATTCTCTTTCTTCCGTGAGCTATGCTgttcaaattcaattcaattcgatcaaattaatttatttgttttattaaattatttaaaaatattgtttctTAAAATTGCTTTTATTTTAGGATAATACTATATGAAGtcgatatttatatttttaacggaaaaaaatagtaataatcttctctttattttataatactcaaaattaaaaaaaaaatactaatctaGCTTAAATTGCAATAATATTTCGTGTCAAATTATCAAATCCATCCGAGTCATACAATAAACACCTCTAATCATCATGCCctgtcataaaaataaaataataggaaATTAATTCCGTGTCCATTTCATTCTTATTTGCTCAACATTGTATGCATTTTACAACTTTGTAATATTGATTTTCCGGATAATCTCACTAAAGTTTGGATTTTATGAAAGAGGTCCCTCTATTGCTCTCAGGTTTCCtgtttttctttataaaattctgaaaatttttttttttttaaaaccgaagcataaatcaaatttatttttgttttcatttcaattttaatatagaaacagtgaaaataataaaatatattcctTTTCAACCTTTTGTTTAtacatttttaattacaaaattatgaaaatagaaaatagaaaggcACCATAAAGCCATTAGAATTTCTGGTGTGCATAATTGTTATTGTTGGTGCACACACAGTGTTTGCCCTAATGCCTGAGTTAATGTTGCTAATACAGGGATACAGGTGTAATTAAATTAGCAGTATAACTGATTTTTGAAACATATTGATAATCCAACATGGTTATAGTATTTAATTCCATCTATGATCTGTGTTATATGTGATGATGTCTTTGTCCTACAGGTTGGATCTCTAAGACTAGTTAAATAACCATTTCAGCTCGTTAGGAGATTAGACTAGTTAAATAAGCCAAGTTAGTTTCAGAATCAGTTAGATATAGTTAGTTCAACTTGATTAGAACATGATTTCCAAGTCCTTTTTGTGCTACTTCCGCCATGCTCGCATGAAAATCTCTACAAAACATAAAGAAAACCACAGCATTTTAATGTTATGCAAAACAATCACTACTGTTCTGTAATTTAGAATGTTGAGGTTTAGTTCAACAATGACAATGCACATCAAGAATTTACTGCTTTCCTTATTGATATTTGGAATTCGATCGAAGTACAAGTGTTCCACTGTAGTTAAAATTTACAATTCCAGAGGagaaaatagtataaataacttCAATCTTTATTTACAAAAAAAGGGCAACCCGGTGCACAAGCGTCCCGCGTTTAACGCAGTGTTCCAATCTTTATTTACAAAGTTAGAACAAAATGTATTTACATCTACTGCAAAACTCCACTAACCTTAATCTTCTACTCTCTGGATCTCACCCATCATGATCCTGTTACTCACAACATTGAATCCCAAAACTGCAGGGCTAACCTTTTTCCCTTTCTTTGCCTTCTTCTTTCCACCCCCTCTCCCATATGCTTCTGTGTTGTCCATATCCTGCATATCTGCATTAGCAGATAACACAACCCCGGCACCGAGTCCAGTAGCTTTCTTATCGGTTTTGCTCTGGAAGGCTATTTCCAAAACATCTGATGGTAACATATCCTTGTAGTTGAGGAACTTCTCAATGAATTCATGTTCCGGGTCATATGATCCAAGGTTTTCTACGAGAAGCAACTCGGCTTCGGATCTCGATTGCTTCAAGCAAAATTCAAGGAAACTTGTATCTGCATCCAACCGAAACGGTTAGAATTACAGTTAACTTACTTTAGGGGTAATGACAGCAATCAAACAATGGAGCAGGTTTTCTTACCTTTTGTACCTATTAGCCGATCGCACTCACTCTCACACCAATCTCGGAAGCCCATTGCCTCTGAAGATTACAAAAGGAAATCACAGGTCAGCTTCAGAAGCACATCGTATATTCAGAATGCAAACAGCTCTATCCAACATAGCCACTAAAACATGAAGATTTAGAACACCAGAtatgaaataatgaaacaaagagCAACTGAGTCTTATTTACCAGAGTGCTTAGTCATGGCATCTTTTTTTGTTTTCAGCATGGATTGAGATGAGGCAGGCGATGATGATAGTAGAGAACGTTGCTCATTTAGTTTACCGCTCACTGATTTTTGGCGAGTTAAAGATGCAGGTGAACTCCCTTTAATGGGTACATTCTTTGAACCCCAGTTCCCTTGTCCAAGCTGAGGGAAATCTGATCTGTTTTTTCATAGACAACAAATTAGTCAGTCATAGTTCATCAAATCTTTCCATTAAAGCTGGATATTAATGAGAAAAATAATCAgtgtcaaaatataaaaataaccaaacaGGGAAGTAACAGAAAATATACTGCTTAGTCTCTTGCTTAGATTGCTCAATTGGACCCCAGAAGAAATCATCATCCCCAGGGTATTTTGACTGCAAAGAAGCATGAGAGTTTATCTGCATTGGAGAGGCAGCTttggatggagaggaagctgaGATTGACCGTGAAGAACCACCATTCCGTGTAGGCTGGGAAGGCTGCACTTTCTGAGGGGTAGGCATCGGGCTTGCTGTGACAGCAGAAGACGACTTCTTCTCCTGCTCCTTTAGAATGTCCCTTAATGATGTTGGTTTAGGAAACCTAACAGAATCAGAAGACCATGCCAGAGAAGGAGTTGGGCTAGGTGGCTCTCTTTCCCCTTTCCACTGAACAAAGTCTCCCAAAGAAGGGCGTGCAGGTATGGCAGGCAGTACATCTTTTTCCTGCAGAGAAGAGCGGGAGCTTTTCCCTTTCTCAGTGGGACTCAAAGAAACGGGCACTTCCCCAACAGTTGCATTGGGCACAGAAGCTTTAACAACTGAACCCTTTGATTTTGACTTTTTTCGGCTTCTTTTGCTATCTTTTGCCTCAATGAATTCTGAATCATCCAGTGATTCTGACTGCACAGCAATATTTTGTGAGGATGATATATTATCAGGAAACTCAGCATCTTTTTCATCAGATTTCTTTGAAACTTCTTCTGCCAATAGATCATGGAGCGGACTTTTCTTGCTCTTAAGATTTTGAGAAGTTTCTGTTTTAACAAGATGATCAGCAGTGCCTCCTTCTCTGTGACTTTCACCAGACACCTTTCCAGAGTCTGGATCGGCAACAACCCCAGCCCAGGGTGTCGCCAGACTCAATGAATTGACAGATGTAGCAACCTCAGATACAAGCATTTGTGCCTCTGCCTTTCTTTGTTCTTCCTGTTGAATTTCTATCAGAGACTTTTGCTTAGCACCAGGAGCAGCCTTCCAGGCACGTCCTGCAGGTATTTTATTATGCTGTTTGGAAACAGAATCAACTACCTTTGACTCAAGCCTATCACCTGCTTCATCAATGTTTTGAGGAACACCAGCAGGCACGCCATTATCCTCATAATTAGCAGACTCTTTGCAAGCAACTCCAATTTGGTTTCCCTTACCTATTGTTTGTTTCAGATTTGTTTCAGTAGAATCTGGCTTTCCAGGTTCTGATTGCTTCGACAGCTGCAAAGATGCATTTTTGGGCAATCCCTTTGCTTGGTCAGAAGGCTGCAATTTTGAAGATTTTTGCTTTTTGGATTTCTTTTCATTAACCTTTTTGGGTTCTGGCGCGTCAATATTTTGCACTACCACTGACAGCTCAACATCGTTGCTTTCTCTTTCAGCCTGCTGCTCTTTATGCGCAATATTTGATTTGTCCTTCAGGTCTATGCTTAGGGGCAATTCAATCTCACATGATTCAGTTGCACAATTAATAGAATCACCAGGATTCTCCAGAGACTTAGAAGTAAAGTCTGAAACAGAGAGAGGTTGCTCTTCAATCTGGGGTTCCTCTTTAGATATTTCCTGATCAGGTAATTGGGGACTATCGACGACCGTTGGTGCAGGGAACATCTCCTGATTCTTCTCATTAATTTGTTCAGGAACCACAGGGCCCCAGCTTTTCTGAGAACCAGTATTGCCAAATAATTGATGTGGCAGATTTAAAGGAGAAGCTCCATTGCTTACATTATAACTAGTGTCTTGGCTGTTCATAGGTAAATTTAAAGAATCAGTACGGGGCTCATCATGCACACTGGGAATATGTGATTGTGAGCTCATGGGAAATATCTCCGGTGATCGAAGTTGAGAAGGATCCATGTGCAAATTCCCAATTGGAGGTGCACCACCCTGCATATGTCCAAAAGAAGAATTACCAAATAGCTGGTTGGATTGCTGGTTTTGCAGCACTTGAGACAGCAACTGCTGCTGCCGCAATAACTGCTGCTGCTCCTCCAGCTTTTGTTGCTGCTTCAGCAGCAATAGTTTGTCCAACAATGGCATCTGCTGAGCTGGAGCAACTGCCTGAGACTGCAACTGCATCAAGTATTGTTGCTGTAACAAATTCAATACTTCTGGATCTTGCGATATACCAGAAGAAGGTAGCTTCTCTGCTGCCAAAATATTAGCGGAGTTATCAGCTGCCTGGCCCAGTAAATTGCCCAATGATAATTGGTTTTGTGGTGGAAGCCTTTGCTGTTGAATGCCAAATGGCACTTGAGAAAAATTCTGATCATGATGAAAATCAAATTTATTCTGAAGGGGATGTAATCCACCCTGCAAGGGATGATTCGGCCATCCAGAAGCACCACTATTTAAACCAGCGGATGTCCTGTCGGATAATCCCTGGATGATTGACAGCAAATCGGAATTTTGGGATTGAGGTTGCCGAGAATTGTCGCTTGCTGAAGATAAAAGTTTTGAATGCAGTGCTGCATCCAGGGAAATATCCGCTTTTGGTGCAAGGGAAGCTGCCTCTGGCCCTGGCCAATACGGATAAGGACTGGGTAAGGACCTCTGTCGCTCAAGTGCTAAACTATTAGCAAGTAAGTAAAGGTTGCTTCCATTATCTACTCCTGATGGGCCAAGATTACCAGAATTATTCCCAATAAACCCTTGTAAACCTGAAATACATACATAAACAAAGGTGAGTTAATGACTACAAAACATAACCAATAACATCAAGGGTAAATAGGGGGGAAATAATAAATAGAGCAAAGCAACGCAAGGAAGTCATAAACCTTCGGATAATGCCAGACTTTCAAGTGGAGGACCTCCTTTGTTACCAGACATAAGTGATTCCAGAAATCTATTTTCAGCTTCCGTGGCAGAAGTTTGCCTAAGCCTAGGATCACTTCTCAACATCTCAATGTCAGTTGAACCAGCAAGGATATTCCCAGAGGGGCCAGAAGTTTGACGGCCAGAGATGTCAGTATAGTCATTTGGTTTAGTAGCAAAAAACCCTGGAGGGGGTCGAGCTTTAGCTCGTAAATGAGGCATGACATCACCAAGAGGTAACCATGGTGAATCAGCTGCTGAATTATCGAGACGAACAGGTAAGTCAATACCAAAATATCCAGACTCAAACCATCCAATAATATCAACTCCTTTGAATGGACCCTGAATTTGACCCTTAGGATCCTTATAGAAAAGCGATAACTCCTCTGGAACCATCTGCATTACTTTTCTGCTTCCAAGTTCACTATCCAAAATGCCAGATAGCTGCCTCTTAAGAATGGGATCTTCATTGGATTGCCACCTCCCTACATCTTTTGAGTCAGATGAATAATCCAAATTTCTTGACCTTAGACCATTGGTTGCATCTCTATTATCATGCAAAAGGGTGGATCCATGTTCACCTGCTGGCATGGTTTGCCGTGCAACACCAGGATGAACAGAACTATTTCCTTCAACTGACAATTCTCTATTACCGTGTACCTCATCAGACACTCTGTTATGGTCTCCATCTTCAACTCTATCTGAACAAATACATcatgggaaaaactccaggtcaCTTGATACAGAAGCAATGACATTGGCAAAAATAGTAAATCAATGAGCAATTAATATTCAAAGATGTAAGCTTCCAAACAATGTAAGCAGCATGGAAGTATAAATATTATCTTGAAAATCCAGAGAGAAAAAAATCTAAAGAAACTATCATGTTGTCAAAAGAGACCCTTAACTCTACTCATAGGACTGGCTTTGTTTACTTCTCTCTTGTTAAGGATACATTTCATAGGGCTGGCTTTATTTACTTCTCTCTTGTTAACgatacatttttttttatcatgtttCAAGATAACTTAGGATCCTGCAATTTACAAACTAGCTTTAGAGGAGTAACATAATGTTCACTTTTCATTCAAGAGAACTTGTATGATTAGTTCATACAGCCAACTTGCAAAATTTCGGAACAATTATTTCTTTAAGGTTAAGAAGACTTAAAGAACCCAGTTCAAAAGTTTTATCCAGCATCACGGCCTATCAGTAACTATAGATATAGTATATACCTTGCAGAGATGCACTTCCAGGCATCATTCGCCTAGTATGTGTAAACTCTGTTGAGCTCTTTCCATCTTTAGGCATCTGAGGTGCCCCACTACTAATAATGTCCCCTTTATCAATACCCTTTAAGATAGACTGTTAAAAACAAAAAGCATATGCTAAGTCACTTGAAATAATAATGTAATTCAGTAGAACaacgataaataaataaataataaaaaatatcaattaccaTTTCCTCGGGATTTGGTGCCAGAAGGGCTAGAGGTTCCAATGGATCATCCTGTGTAAGATTAGCTACCTGCACAAAATCATCAACTAGTTTTCTATTTGTTTCCATTTTAGTCACTCTGTACACATCAAACAACTTTGTCCTACTATATCTAAAGGGAGAAGGTTCCCCATGTCCACTTTCAACTTGTTCCAGTAATGTTCCAGGAATAGAGTTATTCATGAAGCTACCACCAGAGCCACCCCGGCCATGTCCTAGAGTAGAGACTGGCGTCGTATTCTCACCACGGCCACGTCCATAGGAATATGCAGAACCCTGCTTGTTTGGTGTACTGTTATGGTGATGGGGAGAATCTAACCTTCCGCGGCCCTGTGAGAAGCTAGGTCTCCATGGCCGATAATGATCTCCCTCTTTTTCATCCTTTCCATGATTAGAAGTGTGAGACAGCCTTTTGTCCAGATGTATATCACCTTCTTTTCCAGAGTCGCTCCATTTTTCATGAAGACCTTCCGGTTCCTTATTATCGGGACCCCAGCGTGTGTTCCACTTACTCTCACGCCGCTGGTCAAAGTTAGTGTCTCTGTTTCCCGAATCATTCCGTCTATCAGCAGCACCACGACGAACTTCTCCAAAGTTCTTTGAAGGCAAATTTTCTGTCCAACGTTCCACTCTCCGAGAATCACCAAGATCTTTCTCTCCATCCCTCCACCGATCCTTCCGTATGGAGGACTTAGTGTCCCGCTCTTCATCACGCCAACGATCACGGCGTCCACTTTCTGAGTCAAGCATGGATGGCCTAAAGACATCCTTTCGCTTATGAGCATCATACACATCCTCTCCATTTCCAGATGTCTTAGTGGTCTCCATGCGATGGCCAAATGGAGGACTTGAAACCACATGGTTTTCCTGAGACACAATACAGAAATAAGAAACCGGAGAAGTAAAACACTTCGATGCGATTATAGAGCATTAATGGTAGGATAAAACTGGACACAGTACACACCACAGTTCCTGTTCCAGATTTACTTTCCCCAGGCTTTGGCAGAAGCCATTGTGGTGAAAGTGGAATTGGATTCTCAGAGCCTTGAACATCTGCACGAACACGATTTAAGCTTCAACGTTTTTTCTAATATCAAAAAATTGAccattaaagtttaaaattttaactaaaaaatgttaaaatcacagaaaacaaGCTGGAACAATATCAACAAAGTTTGTCAAACACTTTAATTCCCCCAACGAAATCAAATTCTAAGTTACACAACCGTAACCCTGAGCAATAAGCAG
This window contains:
- the LOC112697954 gene encoding protein ESSENTIAL FOR POTEXVIRUS ACCUMULATION 1-like, whose amino-acid sequence is MAQRATSDSRTPLKISKDVQGSDNPIPLSPQWLLPKPGESKSGRGTVENHVALSPPFGLRMETTKTSGNGEDVHDAHKRKDVFRPSMLDSESGRRDRWRDEERDTKSSIRKDRWRDGEKDLGDSRRVERWTENLPSKNFGEVRRGAADRRNDSGNRDTNFDQRRESKWNTRWGPDNKEPEGLREKWSDSGKEVDIHLDKGLSHTSNHGKDEKEGDHYRPWRPSFSQGRGRSEPPHQHNSTPNKQEGSTYSSGRGRGENMTPVSTHGHDWGGSNSSFTNNSYPVSLPEKVETGLGEPSPFRYNRTKLLDIYRVTKMDRNRKLADDFVQVPNLTQEEPLEPLAILAPNSEELSILKGIDKGEIITSGAPQVPKDGRSSTDFSHTRRSKPGGSPFYERVEDGDINRVTDEVPNNKDLSVEGNISAHHGVARRTMPGGEHGTTTLLHDNSDATNGVRSRILDYSSDPRDVGKWQSSEDSILKRQLSGILDSELGSRRVVQTPPEELSLLYKDPKGQIQGPFKGIDIIGWFESGYFGIDLPVRLDNSAADSPWLPLGDVMPHLRAKARPPPGFSAPKPNDFTDIPGRQNSAPFGNTLAGLSEFETLRSDPRLRQTSATEAENRFLESLMSGNKGSPPLESLALSEGLQGFIGNNSANLGPSGVDNGNNLYLLANSLALERQRSLPSAYPYWPGPDAASLAPKPDIPLDAALHSKLLSSMSDNSRQTQSQNSDLLSIIQGLSDRTSVGLNNGASGWPNHPLQGGLHPLQNKFDFHHDQNFSQVPFGVPQQRLPAHNQLSLSNLLGQATDNPANILSAEKLLSSGISQDPQLLNLLQQQYLMQLQSQAVAPAQQMPLLEKLLLLQQQQRQEEQQKHQLLLQQQKQLLSQVLQDQQSNQRLANSSYGHMQSGTPPIGNLHMDPSQLQSKEGMFSMSSQSNKPGVLDELRTDSLNIPMSSQDSCYNLSDEASPLNLPHQLFGNTGSQKSWGPAVPEQTNEQNQEMFPAPTVVDSPLLHDQEISKEENQIAEQPLSISDFTSKSLETPGDAISFATESCGIEFPPSIDMKERSNIVHEEQQAEREINNVEPSVVVQNIDAQEPKKVNEKKSKKQKSSKLQPSDQAKGLPKNAALQLSKQSEPGKPDSNETNLKQTTAKGNQIGVAVKEDANYEVHGVSAGVPGSIDDAGDRVESKVVDSVITQHTEMPTGRAWKAAPGAKPKSLLEIQQEEQRKAEAEMVVSEIATSVKSVSLTTPWSGVVANPDYVKVSGESHREGGNADHLVKTETSQKPKSKKSPLHDLLAEEVLKKSNEKDAEVPKNTSSSQNIAIQSESPDDSKFIEAKDTKRGRKKSTKSKGSGVKASVPNASVEVPISSSPIEKGKSSRSSLQEKEVLPAIPTGPSLGDFVPWKGERELPSSTPSLAWSTDFVKFPKPTSLRDILKEQEKKSSSAVPANPMPTPQKVQSSQSIRNGGSSWSFSASSPSKAASPIQINSHATSQSKYKGDDDLFWGPVEQSKPETKQSDFPQLGSQGISGLKNTPVKGSSPASLSRQKSVSSKPTEQRSLLSSSPASSQSLLKTKKDSMTKHSEAMGFRDWCESECDRLIGTKDTSFLEFCLKQSRSEAELLLVENLGSYDPEHEFIEKFLNYKDMLPSDVLEIAFQSKTDKKATGVSASGVLSANADMQDMDNTEASGIGGGKKKTKKGKKVSPAVLGFNVVSNRIMMGEIQTVED